The Lycium barbarum isolate Lr01 chromosome 12, ASM1917538v2, whole genome shotgun sequence genome includes a region encoding these proteins:
- the LOC132621540 gene encoding putative PAP-specific phosphatase, mitochondrial isoform X2: MAVRVSTCGEHNSLPKTLTQEAYSSNWANPWHYKPCTFSNNYCTSMDLLQCSTILIPKIQLNRPFRTPLGPCFAAMRSSLSLPFPGQKAKYFKELEAAVDVVERACRLCIDVKSLLFSNDDRIIEKNDQTPVTIADFGVQALVSLEMNRLFPSIPLVAEEDSSFLRSTNLVGSVVDVVANKATFRDEVTEDNVLKAIDRGGKDACKFGPNPATYWVLDPIDGTRGFVRGVEALYVVALALVVDGQIALGVMGCPNWDEDYFVNCVTGVQETGNNFFRSGMIMVSHVGCGTWKQRLSDMLTIELPQSWTRCSVDGCQVLKEARFCTPESQKWESFPLSSSFNAKTNSEKIGKRDILLVPACCGSLCKYMMVASGRASVFLLRATTRKVMKKISGYAPAWDHAAGIICVHEAGGKVTDWEGSSIDFAVDQVARRTIFPSVGFLVTNHSLHNEILGLISSNSSIN, encoded by the exons ATGGCTGTCAGAGTGAGCACGTGCGGAGAACACAACTCACTCCCTAAGACCCTAACACAGGAAGCCTACTCTTCCAACTGGGCCAATCCATGGCATTACAAACCATGTACCTTTAGCAATAATTATTGTACCTCCATGGATCTCCTCCAATGCTCCACCATCCTGATCCCTAAAATTCAACTCAATCGTCCCTTCCGTACACCACTTGGCCCATGCTTCGCTGCCATGAG GTCAAGTTTGAGCCTTCCATTTCCCGGACAGAAAGCAAAATACTTTAAAGAGCTGGAAGctgctgttgatgttgttgagcGAGCTTGTCGTCTCTGCATTGAT GTGAAGAGTTTGCTGTTCTCCAATGATGATAGGATTATTGAGAAAAATGACCAAACCCCAGTCACTATTGCAGATTTCGGTGTGCAGGCTTTGGTCAGCCTGG AGATGAACAGACTCTTCCCATCCATTCCCTTGGTGGCTGAAGAGGACTCATCATTCTTGCGGTCAACTAATCTAGTTGGATCAGTGGTTGATGTGGTCGCGAATAAAGCAACTTTTAGAGACGAAGTAACAGAAGACAATGTCTTGAAAGCAATTGACAGAGGGGGGAAGGATGCTTGTAAGTTTGGGCCTAACCCAGCTACATACTGG GTACTAGATCCCATTGATGGGACACGGGGGTTTGTTAGAGGCGTTGAAGCTCTTTATGTG GTGGCTTTGGCTCTTGTGGTTGATGGACAGATTGCCTTGGGAGTTATGGGGTGCCCTAACTGGGATGAAGACTATTTTGTTAATTGTGTCACTGGGGTCCAAGAAACTGGAAACAATTTTTTTAGATCAGGGATGATCATGGTTTCTCATGTGGGTTGTGGAACGTGGAAACAAAGGTTGTCGGACATGTTAACCATCGAGTTGCCTCAAAGTTGGACAAGATGCTCCGTTGATGGATGCCAAGTACTTAAGGAGGCACGTTTTTGTACTCCAGAAAGTCAAAAGTGGGAATCATTTCCTCTATCATCCTCATTTAATGCAAAAACAAACTCTGAAAAAATAGGGAAAAGAGACATCCTTCTTGTGCCTGCATGCTGTGGAAG TTTGTGCAAATATATGATGGTGGCGTCTGGTAGAGCATCTGTGTTTCTTCTTCGTGCAACAACCAGAAAAGTTATGAAG AAAATCTCTGGCTATGCCCCTGCTTGGGACCATGCTGCTGGAATCATATGTGTTCATGAAGCTGGGGGAAAG GTGACTGACTGGGAAGGAAGTTCAATTGATTTTGCAGTAGATCAAGTTGCACGGAGAACTATATTTCCTTCGGTTGGTTTTCTTGTGACGAATCATAGCTTACATAATGAGATACTTGGACTGATATCTTCAAATTCATCAATTAATTGA
- the LOC132621540 gene encoding putative PAP-specific phosphatase, mitochondrial isoform X1: MDLLQCSTILIPKIQLNRPFRTPLGPCFAAMRSSLSLPFPGQKAKYFKELEAAVDVVERACRLCIDVKSLLFSNDDRIIEKNDQTPVTIADFGVQALVSLEMNRLFPSIPLVAEEDSSFLRSTNLVGSVVDVVANKATFRDEVTEDNVLKAIDRGGKDACKFGPNPATYWVLDPIDGTRGFVRGVEALYVVALALVVDGQIALGVMGCPNWDEDYFVNCVTGVQETGNNFFRSGMIMVSHVGCGTWKQRLSDMLTIELPQSWTRCSVDGCQVLKEARFCTPESQKWESFPLSSSFNAKTNSEKIGKRDILLVPACCGSLCKYMMVASGRASVFLLRATTRKVMKHSDMNMTPLKKISGYAPAWDHAAGIICVHEAGGKVTDWEGSSIDFAVDQVARRTIFPSVGFLVTNHSLHNEILGLISSNSSIN, translated from the exons ATGGATCTCCTCCAATGCTCCACCATCCTGATCCCTAAAATTCAACTCAATCGTCCCTTCCGTACACCACTTGGCCCATGCTTCGCTGCCATGAG GTCAAGTTTGAGCCTTCCATTTCCCGGACAGAAAGCAAAATACTTTAAAGAGCTGGAAGctgctgttgatgttgttgagcGAGCTTGTCGTCTCTGCATTGAT GTGAAGAGTTTGCTGTTCTCCAATGATGATAGGATTATTGAGAAAAATGACCAAACCCCAGTCACTATTGCAGATTTCGGTGTGCAGGCTTTGGTCAGCCTGG AGATGAACAGACTCTTCCCATCCATTCCCTTGGTGGCTGAAGAGGACTCATCATTCTTGCGGTCAACTAATCTAGTTGGATCAGTGGTTGATGTGGTCGCGAATAAAGCAACTTTTAGAGACGAAGTAACAGAAGACAATGTCTTGAAAGCAATTGACAGAGGGGGGAAGGATGCTTGTAAGTTTGGGCCTAACCCAGCTACATACTGG GTACTAGATCCCATTGATGGGACACGGGGGTTTGTTAGAGGCGTTGAAGCTCTTTATGTG GTGGCTTTGGCTCTTGTGGTTGATGGACAGATTGCCTTGGGAGTTATGGGGTGCCCTAACTGGGATGAAGACTATTTTGTTAATTGTGTCACTGGGGTCCAAGAAACTGGAAACAATTTTTTTAGATCAGGGATGATCATGGTTTCTCATGTGGGTTGTGGAACGTGGAAACAAAGGTTGTCGGACATGTTAACCATCGAGTTGCCTCAAAGTTGGACAAGATGCTCCGTTGATGGATGCCAAGTACTTAAGGAGGCACGTTTTTGTACTCCAGAAAGTCAAAAGTGGGAATCATTTCCTCTATCATCCTCATTTAATGCAAAAACAAACTCTGAAAAAATAGGGAAAAGAGACATCCTTCTTGTGCCTGCATGCTGTGGAAG TTTGTGCAAATATATGATGGTGGCGTCTGGTAGAGCATCTGTGTTTCTTCTTCGTGCAACAACCAGAAAAGTTATGAAG CATTCTGATATGAACATGACTCCACTGAAGAAAATCTCTGGCTATGCCCCTGCTTGGGACCATGCTGCTGGAATCATATGTGTTCATGAAGCTGGGGGAAAG GTGACTGACTGGGAAGGAAGTTCAATTGATTTTGCAGTAGATCAAGTTGCACGGAGAACTATATTTCCTTCGGTTGGTTTTCTTGTGACGAATCATAGCTTACATAATGAGATACTTGGACTGATATCTTCAAATTCATCAATTAATTGA